A window of Pirellula sp. SH-Sr6A contains these coding sequences:
- a CDS encoding PEP-CTERM sorting domain-containing protein: MRRVTIVATIRLIAIAILYAFGIPMSVRAGVIETAGFATAGVRWDAAPSVIGGVERSLSGGIRYSLQGGSYEAFRDRFQWSIVPTVSEFQSVVHQSFGAWQSVDPDSGLGTNLSFVSDLSTQVVSANAFGSVNYLGAEIDLLGWDAGDAGLRGFTGMLVSPTEVTLTSGVQNYANTAAIAGVDITINSNQNAVYNLDTFQRLLTHEIGHAIGLGDVDLTGPFLDDNFSDANPLATLNNSWAHLVNPTDPMQSAGLSFYNIPSSTFALNGIDLLMESNGLGIGPNNPLSNGIPLTNDEYGMRQFLYPTITAVPEPGALLLACTGLMLFIRRPRRREHAQPPFSQPPFTA, translated from the coding sequence ATGAGACGAGTGACTATTGTTGCGACCATACGATTGATTGCGATAGCGATTCTGTATGCTTTTGGGATTCCGATGAGCGTAAGAGCCGGTGTTATCGAAACGGCGGGGTTTGCGACGGCGGGGGTTCGTTGGGATGCGGCGCCGAGTGTGATCGGGGGCGTCGAACGATCCTTGTCCGGCGGTATCCGCTATTCTCTGCAAGGGGGATCGTATGAAGCCTTTCGCGATCGGTTTCAATGGTCGATTGTCCCGACGGTGAGCGAATTTCAATCGGTTGTTCACCAGTCCTTTGGTGCTTGGCAATCGGTAGATCCTGACTCAGGTCTCGGTACCAATCTTTCGTTCGTTTCGGACCTCTCTACTCAAGTCGTGAGTGCGAATGCGTTTGGCAGCGTGAACTATTTAGGAGCAGAGATCGATTTGTTAGGTTGGGATGCGGGGGATGCCGGGTTGCGAGGCTTCACCGGGATGTTGGTCTCGCCTACCGAAGTAACGTTGACTAGCGGCGTCCAAAACTATGCCAACACAGCTGCTATCGCCGGGGTCGACATCACCATCAACAGCAATCAGAACGCTGTTTATAATCTCGACACCTTTCAACGGCTTTTGACGCACGAAATTGGGCATGCGATCGGACTTGGGGATGTCGATCTGACTGGGCCTTTTCTCGATGATAATTTTTCTGATGCGAACCCGTTAGCGACATTGAACAACTCCTGGGCTCATCTGGTGAATCCGACGGATCCGATGCAGTCCGCCGGACTTTCGTTCTATAACATTCCTAGCTCGACATTCGCTTTGAACGGCATCGATCTGTTGATGGAATCCAATGGGCTTGGGATCGGCCCCAACAATCCGTTGAGCAACGGGATCCCCCTAACCAACGACGAATATGGGATGCGTCAGTTCTTGTACCCGACGATCACGGCCGTTCCCGAACCTGGCGCGCTGCTACTGGCTTGCACGGGACTGATGCTTTTCATCAGACGACCGCGACGACGCGAACACGCCCAACCTCCATTCTCCCAACCTCCATTCACTGCGTAA
- a CDS encoding class I SAM-dependent methyltransferase, with protein MTELSGIAKESTYSYDEIPYPSHPFEATHPDHIYSLAKLFQLQPTLPENARILELGCASGGNIIPLADQFPNATVVGVDLSSKQIADGQKIVQALGLKNIRLIADDFQAINEAYGDFDYILCHGVFSWVPPVAQQRILEICQERLTPHGVAYISYNAYPGWFMRGMIRQMMLYHVSNLPDPASKIQQARALLSFIVASTEGQTTPYAQVLKSELELLGKHPDSYLFHEHLEENNRPMFFYQFMEMAKGLGLQFLGETSLASMITSNLPPKAADALSKLTTDVYHRSQYTDFVTNRMFRQSLLCRADVKLDRHLSPSRMEGVRYAGNIKLEDPSLMNNLSPEVEVAFKCPNGRKLQTKHSALKALMFALVEAWPKSMDVPELCKIVEKKLSELVVVGERESISISQLVTTNMLQLVVRGDVEFRCVPDRFVTELSSTPKVSALVRLQASQGGPVTTQRHSMVNLDPLTRLITQEVDGTKTHGQLADHLASLAEQGKVNINIKGGQNVDMKSIHTMTIDKVLAQLRQHSLLVG; from the coding sequence GTGACTGAACTTTCCGGAATTGCCAAGGAATCGACCTATTCGTATGACGAGATTCCTTATCCAAGCCATCCATTCGAGGCGACACACCCCGACCATATCTATTCCTTAGCGAAGCTGTTTCAGCTTCAACCAACGCTTCCGGAGAATGCGAGAATTCTCGAATTAGGATGTGCGAGCGGAGGGAACATTATCCCTCTCGCGGATCAATTCCCCAACGCGACGGTCGTTGGAGTTGACCTATCGTCGAAGCAAATCGCCGATGGCCAAAAGATTGTCCAAGCGTTGGGATTGAAAAACATCCGGTTAATCGCCGATGATTTTCAAGCGATTAACGAGGCGTATGGCGATTTTGATTACATCCTTTGCCACGGTGTCTTTTCATGGGTCCCCCCGGTCGCTCAGCAACGGATATTGGAAATATGCCAGGAGCGTTTAACGCCCCATGGAGTCGCTTACATCAGCTACAACGCCTACCCCGGGTGGTTCATGCGAGGGATGATTCGGCAGATGATGTTGTATCATGTGTCCAATCTGCCGGATCCTGCGAGCAAAATCCAACAAGCCCGAGCGCTCCTTTCGTTTATCGTGGCCAGCACCGAGGGGCAAACGACTCCTTATGCGCAGGTATTGAAATCCGAATTGGAGTTGCTCGGGAAGCATCCGGATTCCTATCTCTTCCATGAGCATTTGGAAGAGAACAATCGACCGATGTTCTTTTATCAGTTCATGGAGATGGCCAAGGGGCTCGGTCTCCAGTTCCTCGGCGAGACCAGCCTAGCGTCGATGATCACGAGCAATCTCCCTCCTAAAGCGGCCGATGCACTTTCGAAACTTACGACCGACGTCTACCACCGTAGCCAGTACACCGACTTCGTCACCAATCGGATGTTTCGGCAGTCGCTCCTTTGTCGTGCGGATGTGAAACTGGATCGCCATCTCAGTCCATCGCGTATGGAAGGAGTCCGATATGCGGGCAATATCAAGCTGGAAGATCCCAGCTTGATGAACAATCTCAGTCCCGAGGTGGAAGTGGCTTTCAAGTGCCCGAACGGTCGAAAGCTTCAAACGAAGCACTCGGCCTTGAAGGCATTGATGTTCGCGTTGGTGGAAGCCTGGCCAAAATCCATGGATGTCCCTGAGTTGTGCAAGATAGTGGAGAAAAAGCTTTCGGAGTTAGTCGTCGTCGGTGAAAGGGAATCGATTTCTATTTCGCAACTCGTTACCACCAATATGTTACAGTTGGTCGTGCGAGGGGACGTAGAGTTCCGTTGCGTTCCAGACCGATTTGTTACGGAATTGTCCTCGACCCCGAAAGTATCGGCATTGGTACGACTTCAAGCCTCGCAAGGCGGACCGGTCACGACGCAGCGGCATTCGATGGTCAATCTCGATCCACTGACACGATTGATCACGCAAGAAGTCGATGGTACCAAAACCCACGGACAGCTCGCCGATCATTTGGCGTCACTTGCCGAGCAAGGTAAGGTAAATATTAATATCAAAGGAGGGCAGAACGTAGACATGAAGTCCATACATACCATGACGATCGACAAAGTTCTTGCACAGCTGCGACAGCACTCTCTGCTGGTTGGTTAA
- a CDS encoding helix-turn-helix domain-containing protein, which translates to MTKSRFHAVNSKLLRNLRRRVGWSQAELGKRAGYCERVIRKAEAGGKLSMETIENLAQTFSNAAIPISTKELIYSEELLARTFVESYDAYGVDMLAHCGDFLAPDFVFNVPAQKSVLKLAGMYNGKEEFQSFLNRFFSFFTRRPSSLATTYLIGEGRVAAQFEDILCFYAHQLPPIWMNLHFFFRDGLIHRIDQQFDYLTTVTAIEEIRQKLGLGEAMHFHL; encoded by the coding sequence ATGACTAAATCCCGTTTTCACGCCGTGAATTCGAAACTGCTTCGCAACCTTCGCCGTCGTGTCGGATGGTCCCAAGCCGAGTTGGGAAAACGCGCGGGGTATTGCGAACGGGTGATCCGCAAAGCGGAAGCTGGCGGAAAACTGAGCATGGAGACCATTGAAAACCTTGCTCAGACTTTCTCGAACGCTGCCATTCCGATTTCAACCAAGGAGTTGATATATAGCGAAGAGCTTCTCGCGAGAACTTTCGTCGAGAGTTATGACGCCTATGGGGTCGACATGCTCGCTCATTGTGGCGACTTTTTGGCTCCTGATTTCGTGTTCAATGTTCCTGCCCAAAAGTCGGTATTGAAGCTGGCGGGTATGTACAACGGCAAAGAAGAGTTCCAATCGTTCTTGAATCGATTCTTTTCCTTCTTCACGCGCCGCCCTTCCTCCTTGGCCACGACTTATTTAATTGGGGAAGGACGCGTGGCGGCGCAGTTTGAAGACATACTCTGTTTCTATGCGCATCAGCTTCCACCGATTTGGATGAACCTACATTTCTTCTTCCGGGATGGATTGATCCACCGCATCGATCAGCAGTTCGATTATCTCACCACGGTCACGGCCATCGAAGAGATCCGCCAAAAGCTGGGACTTGGAGAAGCCATGCATTTTCATCTTTGA
- a CDS encoding FkbM family methyltransferase, whose product MSAADCSTPESCNVLVESRFGPMIVNRNDAYIGRSILEYGEFSVGELEVLSQILGPGKVVVEAGANIGAHTLPLAKIVGPTGRVIAMEPQRFVFQTLCGNMALNSITNVDCHWVAVGEVSGVVQVPEMPVHQINNFGGVSLRSDLPGHEVAMITIDSLKLPKCHLLKADVEGMELEVLKGASDTIMRCRPFLYVESDREERRGELFEWIDAKGYTMYWHTPYLFNPSNHRGVPTNLFSDLASWNVLCIPSERPQEIDGLPRITVPRSIPHPHFDTNNAKKKVASSE is encoded by the coding sequence ATGTCCGCAGCCGATTGTTCGACTCCCGAGTCATGCAATGTGTTGGTCGAATCTCGCTTTGGTCCGATGATTGTCAATCGGAACGATGCCTATATCGGTCGCTCGATTTTGGAGTATGGCGAGTTTTCCGTTGGGGAGCTGGAGGTCCTATCTCAGATACTGGGGCCTGGGAAAGTCGTGGTGGAAGCGGGCGCGAACATTGGAGCCCACACGCTACCTCTTGCGAAAATCGTCGGGCCGACCGGTCGTGTCATCGCGATGGAGCCACAGCGATTTGTCTTCCAAACCCTTTGCGGAAATATGGCTCTCAACAGTATCACCAATGTCGACTGTCATTGGGTTGCCGTTGGTGAGGTGTCGGGGGTCGTACAAGTACCGGAGATGCCGGTGCATCAAATCAATAACTTCGGCGGCGTGAGTCTCCGTTCGGATCTTCCTGGCCATGAAGTCGCCATGATCACGATCGATAGTCTGAAGCTTCCCAAGTGCCATCTTCTCAAGGCGGATGTGGAAGGAATGGAACTAGAAGTGTTAAAGGGTGCATCGGACACGATAATGCGTTGCCGTCCATTCCTGTACGTCGAATCAGACCGTGAGGAACGACGAGGGGAATTGTTCGAATGGATCGACGCGAAGGGATACACGATGTATTGGCACACGCCGTATTTATTCAATCCTTCGAATCACCGAGGGGTTCCAACGAACCTCTTCTCGGATCTTGCATCCTGGAACGTTTTGTGCATCCCTTCGGAAAGACCGCAAGAAATCGATGGCCTCCCCCGAATCACCGTCCCCCGCTCCATTCCCCATCCCCACTTCGATACAAACAACGCGAAGAAAAAAGTAGCGAGTAGCGAGTAG